TCTCTTATATTTACTCtgctttttaattaattattatatatttaacatgttaACTCCAGCTTGTTAGCAGCAGTAATGGAGCAAGAAGAGAGGCTGGGGCAGACCGATATTGGAGAAATGTAGTGAAAGACAGCTCTATGCCCCAAGCCCTAGAATACCTTCTTCCCCGGGGCACCATATCGGTGCCACCTCTAGTCCCCGAAGGTAAAGGAGTAATCGACGATTGTCACAAGGTGAAAATATCAGGCCTCACAGATGAGTTTGAACCGAGACCTAATATATCTGCCTATCCCGAAGACAAAAAAGATGAAGCACGAGAAAAGAAATCGTTTTCAGAAGACTTTGAGCCCAGACCCAATATATCAGCCTATCCCGATGACAAAAAAGATGAAGCACAAGAAAAGAAATCGTTTTTAGAGGACTTTGAGCCCAGACCCAATATATCAGCCTATCCTGgt
This is a stretch of genomic DNA from Impatiens glandulifera chromosome 4, dImpGla2.1, whole genome shotgun sequence. It encodes these proteins:
- the LOC124935397 gene encoding organ-specific protein S2-like, producing MVLSSASFLLPFLSILLVLLVSSSNGARREAGADRYWRNVVKDSSMPQALEYLLPRGTISVPPLVPEGKGVIDDCHKVKISGLTDEFEPRPNISAYPEDKKDEAREKKSFSEDFEPRPNISAYPDDKKDEAQEKKSFLEDFEPRPNISAYPGEKEDETQGKKTFSKDFEPRPNISAYPGDKKDETQKNKSFSDNFEPRPNISAYPGDKKDEAQKNKSFSDSFEPRPNISAYPGDKKDEAREKELLSKNFD